A region of the Bombus affinis isolate iyBomAffi1 chromosome 7, iyBomAffi1.2, whole genome shotgun sequence genome:
CGAAGCACGGGACGTAAACTTTAACTTGCGGTATAGAAGATCAGGAATTGTAAAAGGATCGTATTGTATGTATTACCTACGATATATCTTTTTCTAGATATGGAGATGGTTAGCTTAATGAAAGACGGCATGATCGAAGATTGGGAGATGTTCGAGCGTCTAACAGAGTACACGTATAAACAACGTCTTCATGCTCTTCCGGAGCATCATCCGATCTTGATGACCGAATGTCCCTGGAACACCAGATTGAAACGGGAGAAATTGCTAGAGCTGATGTTCGAGAAATTCAGCGTTCCAGCGATGTACATCTGCAAAAACGCGGTTTTGGCCGCGTATGCGAATGGCAGATCGACGGCCATGGTCGTAGACAGCGGTGCGACTCACACGAGTGCGGTTCCGGTGCACGACGGTTACGTTATCACCCAGGGAATCGTAAAAAGCCCACTGGGCGGTGATTTCATCACGATGCAATGCAGACAGTTCTTCGAAGAAAAGGAAATCGAGTTGATGCCTGCTTGTCTGGTAGCGAGCAAAGGCAAGTTGGCTGAAATTTTCAACGAAATCGTCGCGCTTTTACAGCGACGAATCGTCGTCAACGGATAAAGAAAAGCAACAATGATAGCGTAATTCGATCGACGTGGACGGTATTGATGGAATGATTAAATATTGACTTCAATTGACACTCGCTCGCTAGACAGATATTAACGCGCTATAAAAAGCAATGCCTAGTACATCGTAGAACGACGTCTATTATAAGGCACGAAAGGGAGTTAAATCCTTTGAACGTGCATTTTCAACGATGAACGCGCGCTGTGTGCAGAGCACTTGAGTCGTAATGCGTTGAATGCATTCATTCAGCGTCCGTGCGCCTTTACCGCACGTGCTGTCCAGATTTAGCGAACACTTATCAGCGTTAAAGAATGTTTAGAGTTGAACATTATTCCCATCGACCTCCTTCATCAAAACCTTTTATCCTCTAATATTTCGCACTTCCGAATGTAACTTACGTCCGTCTAGAGGAGCTTTTCAACGCTTGACATTGTATGTGCCACTCGAAACGCTTTTCCTAAGTCGAATACTCTTGTTTCATTCGCAATTGCTATTCTATGTCCCGGATTAATCGTATGACTACATAGCACAACAACTGAGAAtctaatgtaataaaatattatacagatGTAGTTCGCGAAAGAGATACACCACGTTGGACCAGAAGGGCTGGACCTCAGCCAACGTCTTCCTGGATGAGCTATATGGTCCGAGAGCTGTTGCAAGACTTCCAAATGAATTGTTTACAAGTGTCCGACAGCCCTTACGACGAGGATATGGCCAATACTTTGCCAATGAAACACTACGAGTTCCCAACCGGGTACAACGACGATTTCGGCTCCGTCAGACTGATGATTCCGGAAGCCTTGTTCGATCCCAGCAACGTGAAGGGCGTTGGCGCCAGCATTCTTGGAGTTGGCCCACTCGTCACGACCAGCGTGGGCATGTGCGATATGGATATCAGACCTGTAAGCTTCAGTCTATTTTCATCAATCACGCGGTAGCTTTAGGGAGAAGTCGATGACTCCATAACCGTTAAAATGGAACATTTCTGTTCTTAGAGCCTGTACGGAAGCGTGGTGGTCACCGGTGGTAATTCCTGCCTGCAAGGTTTTAGCGAAAGACTGAATCGAGATTTAGCCAGCAAAACACCTCCAGTAAGTATCTCTGTCATTGCGTTGAGATCTTTTGATAGAAAATaattctaatatatatatatataattctaatGGAAAAATTATCTTCCTTTTATCGAAATCAAAATAACTCGTCCGATTATTGCAGAGTATGAGACTGAAAATAATTAGCGCGAACAGCTCGAGCGAGCGTCGTTACGGTGCCTGGATCGGAGGATCTATCCTCAGCTCCCTTGGATCTTTCCAACAAATGTGGCTGTCACGGCAAGAGTACGAAGAATCGGGTAAACTGATTCTCGAGCGATGCGCGTGATCAAAAGCTCAAGCATCAATCAAAATTATTCTTTGTAATTATTTTTGCAAATCGTCCGACAATGTTGTGTGGGGATTTATCTATTTTGTACGTCGTCGAGGGGACAATTAGTTGCTATCTTTAAGTTTTCTATAATTCTTCAGAGCGTAAGGGCCAACGTAAGACAATACGAGCGACTAATATCAAACGGGTTTGCGACAGACGCGTATAGTGGTTTAAACAAAATTTCAACAGCAAGGAGAACTTAATGTATTTGCCTAGCCTGTTGAAGTAAAACTGATCGGAGTAAAAGGCGCAATTCTCGTGGAACTCGCTGAAGCAAAACCTTCTTTTTATGGTAGTTAAAACGCTCTTCGCAGGTGAAGCGACGAATTCTTTCGCTTCGATTACACGCGTAAGTTACAGCGTAAGTTAGACGTTAGACAAATGTATGCGGTACGCTTCTAAAAGAACAAAATACAGTTCCTAACTGCTCGAACAATCTTTCGTTTGTAATTCACGAGCACAGATTGGTTTACATATCATAATTGAAGAATCGATGATTCCTAGGGATAATGAATATGGAGGAAAGAGGGAGCGCCGCTTTCGAAAAAGAATTCTTATCGTTTATTTCGAACATATTCACAACAAGTTACATATTTGAACAATGTTTCGATTTCGTTTGTTTTTCACGCTTTTCTGTTGTATTCGTTCTTtcccttgtttattttccttgtaataaaaagaaaagaaaagaaataaaatacgatGAAATAAAATTAGGAGAACCGCAAACCGCAGAACATTCATTTTAGAACGCGTCACAAGCAGTTCCAATTTTACaacgataaatataatatatatatatattacagcgtaataaacaatataatatttcatatataaatatatatatactatatatatttatatctcaaAATAAATGTAGGAATCAGTATTATCGGTATATCACATATACAATATGTATTTAGGAAAAGGCGAATTATTTTGCTAGAAGAATGGAAAGGACCTTTCTCGACCATAACGGCGACGAAGAATCGTTCGTCGAAATTTCCGGTCCTACCGTATTTACTCTGCGACTTGATATTATAATACTTCTAATTAACACTCTCGCGTGTTTCAACAAATATCCTTTTGACGaggaatgtttgaaatttcgacCATGATTAAAAGTCGATTTGACGACTTTGgttttgcaaaaaaaaaaaaaggaaataatttttataaacacAACGCACAACTCGTGTTATGATATCGTGACATGGCCAAGCGAAATACGAAATTCGtcgaaaaacgaaataaaccGAGATAATCTCGTCAGCAATATTTTTGAAACGGTATTTAACATATGGACACGAGTCGTGcatgaacaataaaaatattgtaaatcgAACGCTGTCCCGTTCATCGAATGCgcctataacgcatgacgaaaATCGATGTGTTACGCTAACTACGAATACTGGTGGTCGTTCTTGTTACGATCAATTGTTAAACGACGTATAAACCTATTAGCTAAGAACGCACAATGAAACGCGTAGCCCATAGTCAGAAAATTTTAGGTCGCGTTTACAAAAGCGTAGCGCCGCGATATTCGACAACAGAGATCGAACGCTGTTGACGCGTAAATCGAGGCGAGATTTCCTCGTCTATATTCAATTTCTGGTTTCCCTGCTGCGCGATTCGCTGCTTTTTGCTCTTCTTTTCCGTTAAGGAAAAAGAAACGCACTGCGAAACGAAATCAAACTAATCGTAAAACAATTCTGTTCctaattctttaaatatttgtaccAAATAAATCTGAGAAGGATCGAACTTATAATCTAGCGAGTTAAATTTCTTGCTTTTTTTCACTTAGGAACATCGGTATCGATAATACGTCTTTCCGTCGAATCGTAGTCTAATTTTTAAGCATCGTCCATGATTCCAATTCGATGGAAGTTCAATCGACGAGCAgcatcgaataaattctatgtTTTCGAAGTTAATGCAAACGAGGTATCAAGCTTGATCATGGCGATACTAATCGCGTTTTGCTACAATAATTGACTGTAGCATAATAATGGCTAGAAACCGGAATGATGTACGAACCACGTTACGTCAGTTATCAACATTATCGAAGCCATGATGGCGTGTCGAAGAAGATTCGGTAATAAATAACGTATGTATCACGGCGTCACGACCCTACTTATATTCGCATGACCGTTGTTAAATACTATCTTATGTTTGTCTCCTAGCTTCCCACTCGAGACGGTTGTGGCAGTCTACAAATGGCATTGTGAACCGGCATAGACAACCATCCTGCCAACGCGATTCCAATGGAATCGGCCATCGTGGCAATTCCCAAGGAAATTTTACGATCCGCCCTTGGAATCTGTGAAATGACAGAAAAAAATACGACATTGCGTTCTTTAATGATATTCGGTGAAATACAGTCGGAGGCTATTTTTAACGCGAACAAAGATAACAGGTTCGTATAAATTGACCATTGACAATGGTGAGCTGTCAAAGTAAAGTTACGTTACCTCGGTAGACATTCGATAAAAAGTATTCACGTATGCTCCACCACCAAGAAGGCCCTCCCACAAAACGAACGCGAACACAATCCAAATACTGGGCAAGTAGTAGAACAGCGTCTCGAACAGTAGAATTATGACATTGATAAACTGAAACAAATACGGGGTTATCGTAAATCGTATGTATTCGATTACGACCGCGATAAAATCAACAGCTTGTACGTTGCCGTTCGAACGTGCGTAACACGAGTAAACGGAGTTTAATCGGTTCTGTTACCTGTAACAAAGCCATGATCCAGATTTTGTTAATCGTGACGAGATTGACGGACGATCTTGAGATAAACACTCCTATCTGATAATCCACCTGGAGCCAGCGATATTGCTCAGCGTGCGTCAACCAAATGTCATCGAATTCGATCAGCTCGTACTGAAAAATTAGCGTTACACGTGTTCAATAAACACCTGATCTATATTGTTCTTCTATACATACGACCGGCGGTAATTGTATCTATATTTAGGAGGTGGAAGCTAGCAACAAGACTCGGTAATCTTATAACGTAAATTATGCGTAACGAAAgacaaaaagaaatataatgtatgtatataacaaAAGCGATAGAAGGAAAGATAAAGGGGCAGGTAAACAGGATTCTACAAAAGCTCATGTAACGAAAAAGCATTACCAATCCTTGGTTAATGAAATATTCGAAGAGGTACACGAGCCCAAGCGGGATCATATACTTCATCAATCCCGGTACCAGATTGATCTTTTCTTTAAAGCTCTTCCTAGGGATCTCAATGATGTGTTCTTGACTGTCGATACCGTTCTTAGTGATCGGGATACTGGACTGCGGCGGGTGAACCAGAACCAACCAGAAAGTGATTCCTTGTATAATCGGTACGATTAACATAACTAACAATGTGTCTTCGTTACTCAACCACATGGTGAGAGAGGCATAAGATAGCGCGCCAATTATTCCGGCGCCTCCAGTACCGGAAGACCATGTCGCGATTACTTGTCTGCGAAATAACGAATCACTGTGAGTTATCGGTCAATGGCAAAGGTTAAATTCGGGATGATTCGACATACAGctataaaaaatgtaatatctaACGGTGATAATATGCACAATTAcggaaaaaacaaaaaatatacgaaataggAGAAAGACGAAGATATTGAAATATCGGTGTGATATTGGGAAGACGATGGTTGGCAGTAAAATTTTCGCGGTCGATCACATTAACGGACACGTTCGAAACGCACGTTTTATGGACACGTGTTATCTCGTGTTAGTCGCGATCGCATTCCTTTCGTTGAACTTTAACAACGGCAAGGTTAATCGTTAGTGAAGAAAGAATGGCAAAGAAacagaaatatattatatagataGCATTGTAATTAACACTTGTTGCACATAAGTACTGACGTACCTCGTGTTCGTAACGAGTCTTTTTCAGAATTCCCTACTGTACTTCTACATTATGCATTCTGGTGctttttttaaatcttatttTCGTATCGGTTCTAGAACAGCAATTCATATTATTGttctatatttttaaacatGGAAGGCCAACCTGTCGACTGCCGTTATCTTATCTCTACTTTTCTTTGCACAACTGTCTAAATGTCAATACTGCGGTTTTATGCGCCAATACCTCGATATTTGCATCAAGACAGACGTATTGCATCgtatttctttttcgttttatcTTTTTACTCTTGTCCGTTTTTATCCGTACCTTTTGTCTCTATACTTTATTTTCTTCTACATCTTTCTACAcagataataaattattatcgctTTCGTTGCATAAAAGCACGCTATACATAATGGATAAAGGAAAACAAAATACGATGCGTTCGATTTACAAAAAAGGCTATGTAGCTATTTACCGATAGCCTCTAGTGGTTATATACATTATTGCGTTCGTACGGAAAAATGAAAAAGGCACTATGCTTAACTTAATGCCTGTACGTGATAGCCTTCGATGGAACAGGCGGGTGGAAAATTActtcagaaaaaaaaaaaaaacgatcgcCATTGTTGTTggagaagaataaaaaaaagtaatacCAACAATGAAGAACAGTAAAGTATAAATGAACAGAAACGATGGTACTTACTTGGGGTATTGGTGACTGTAACTCAGCAGAGTAACTTCTCCCAAACCGGAAGAGAGTGACGTTACAACGACGCCCAGAATGGCGAGCCATTCAGTAGTGCTCAACGACACCATAAGGAATCCTGCAGCGGAAAATAACACACAGGTAGCCAGTCGAGCACTGTAATTAACGATTCGATTAATCGATTAGCGTTTCATTTGCGGGGAAAGGAGCGACGTGCCCGCGGAGGGACACGACTCCGGGGATGATCCGTCCCACGAGAAACCGCGTGTATTTAGCGAGAAGCATATGACGTTGATCGCTTCTTACTACGCTGCCTTATCTAAAGGAAATGCCTTTTCACATGCTCGATAATACAATTCGCGTTCCACGAGTCGAGCTGAACAAAATCAACGGTCACCGTGTCATCGTcctgtttttatttttattttctcgaataatttatgcatatatatatgtgtatatatatatatatatatatatatatatatatatatacatatacgtacgtatatagCACAACAATATCATCGAGACGATCCAAAGAAAATCATCGATAAGATAACCGAGTTAGACATCGCGCGGTCACTCGTTGGTCTACGTCAAACATATCGTAGAATCGCGAAAGCTGACTAATGTTTTGATTTCGCCTGTGTGTCATCTGAGTAACTGCTGCTGCTGTTATCGCGTGAAATATTCTAAAAGTTAAAGGCTCGCTTCCTGACATTTCGTTATCGTATCGCGGCTTTTGTTTCTTATCGTCGCAGTGCTCTTGCTGGCTCCTAGCATTCTACGCAAAAGTGTCGTGTGGTACGCACAAATTACGATTAAATGGAACGATAGCTACATAATTAGAAGCAAAAGTAGAAATAAACGGATACTCACTGTACGTAAAAAGGCAGGAACGGCGTGATCGTTTTCACCGCTAACGATGGTAATATATCCGCTAGCAATATGGCACCAGTGGACAATGTGTTGCAGGATCGAATCCCGGTGGTGTTGGTGGCCGTCACGGTGCCATTCGTGAATTCCATGATAGGTTCCTTCGTATAGATGAAACGAAACCAAAAGGAAggaggaaaaagaaataaactagATTAGTATAGCATTCGCGAACAGATATGGGAGATATTACATTTTACGTAAACCAAAAAAATCAGCTTTGTCTATTATTTTCTCACAATTCGGTTCGTTGGTTGTACATCGCCGCGGAAGTTATCGGATACCGGTATCTTTATTTCACGAACATTACCACCTTGAACGAGTGGAATATTAATCTCTGCGATTGTTACGTAAGTTAATTCGCGTTCGAAGCATGCTGGAATCGCAGTCGGAAGGAACAACCACGAGGTTAGAGGGGAAGGCGTAAGCAACTCCACAACACGATGCGAAACGCATACATAGATTTGTCGATGACATAATAAAATTCCTCGCGTACAAGAATCTGTTCGGTCTCGAACACGTAATTCAGATTAATTGCTTGCTGCTCCAACGacttctctccttctctcctcccCTACCGTCACCTCCTGTTTCTATTATTCCTTATTAATAACCGTCGTCGTTTCGTTCACATCGAGATCGTGGATCACGAGGAACGTTGTTTAAACGAGGCTATTAATCCTCGTGACGAACAGACTCGCTGTGGCGAGATACCATAGTGCGAAACGCGGAGTAATCATTAAATCGTAAAACTTTCATAGTCCGCTTAATAATATTTCAGTCGAACGACACTCCGCCGTTGTTACTGATTACACGGATTACCTATGCAGACCGTGTGCATCGTTTACAGAAGCTTTTGAAATCGTCTCCAAATATCAAGATATTTTTCCTTGAGCGTGAAACGTCATTTACGATTCCGGCTAATCAAAACTGCTACGTTACCGCGTTCACTTCGAGGCAATAACGAAAAAGAAAACAGTAAGCTAAAAAAGCGTAAAAAGGATTCGCGCTTAAACAAACGTAGAAAAACGCGTTCTCATTAACATCGACGGATTAGTTGGCGCTTACGAAAAGCCGATATTTTATTTGGCAAATCGTCGAAGTAGAAAGAAATCAACGTCACAATGTCGTGGTAAATCATTTGGAGACGAAATATCGACCGTATTAAAAACAGCATATAGTTTCGTGAGTGTACAGTCAAGACACCGACCAATGATGTTGCAACGCTTTAAATCCGACTCAATGACTACATATTAGAAAGGGAGGGGCCGCGAAACTTTCAtccaataacaataacatttcGTGTCCGGCAATTTGCCGTCGATCGGTGCCACGTGCCCAGTGCAAGTTCGTTTTTCTTCTGTTCTTTTCGCGAAATTTTCCATTAGCCCGCCTACTCTTCTGGCAATCGGAGCATCGTCGAGTGACAACAGGAATCCAATCGATACAAAGACCTGTGTAATCGCCGTGCTGTAATACGGCCGAATGACGCCGGTGATTCATCGAGTCTTATGCAGGCCAGGCGTCACACGAGTAGCGTACACTACTACTCTGCACGCTCGACCGTTGGCTCGTTTCGCTCGAACGAGTTTACCGATTCCAAGTGAACGCGTTGCTTTATCACGTCGCTATCTATATGTCGCAATTGTTTTTTATACTTTATCTGTTCTAGTTTATCGTTATAGGTAAATATGAAAATCTTGAGAAGCTCCAAAACGCGTCACTGGTTACACGTTGTTTCGCAATCGACCGAATGCCAATCGAGCGATTCGGGACGGTCGATGAACACGCGAACCCACCGACAGATTTACGCGTATTTCACCGATCGACTCTTAAGGCGAAGGGATTCGAGTTTTAAGGGACAGACACGAACAATCAGAAATTAATACGTGAAGAAGTCACGTTGAAGATGATTCATGATTCGTCCCATTGTACGATTCGTTCCGTTGCCGCAAACAAAGATCTCCGAGTTTCattgtattttcttattttctttctcttccttatTCCTTCGAATCGAAggaaatacaaaaaatacaaGAGTCTAAGAAAATTGGAAGAAAGCGGAACGAATCTTTTTCCCGCCCCTAGCAACCCTTCTCTGACTCCGATCAAATATGCGATTCGCCAATGGATTAATGAAACAAAATTACCACTCACCATCGTCGTGCCGAATTTGCTCTCAAGTATATCGTGCGCGGCGCTAAGCATCACCACGTATCCGTAATTGTTGCAGAGTCCGAGTATCCAGAAGGCGGCGAAATTTCGCCATCGCGATCGTACCGCTATCGATTCTTCGTCGAACACGTCGTTCACCCGCCGCTCCGAGACCGTTAACGGTTTGCCCTTTGCCATCTTCAACTGCAATGGTATATACTCGTCCCTTGCTTTCCTTTCTATCTTTCTATCTTTTATATTCCACTCCGTTGTAACCAATTTACTTCTCCGTCTTTGCTCGACCCGCGCTCGTTCCTTTTTTCCAGCAGTCggcttttctttcctttcgttCAACTTCGATCGTAGTTAATCCTGTTCCTTATCCCCAGCCTTTTCCTCCGTTTCCTTTCGTCCCCTGTGGATCCTGTTCTAGCTTCCTCTTCGCCTTGAAAGTTTGCACTGTAGTTTCTATCGGAACGGGGGGGGGACCTAAGTGGAGCACGTGGGCCTTTTAAATCTGTCCCGGGTTACGGCAGCAACGATTTCGTTTCTCTCTTCCTCGTTCTCAGAGATGGCGCACACCCATCGgcttctttctttcttgtaaGACCTTCTCCGTCGTATTCCTTGCCCGCTCGTGTTTCTCCTTTTCGAGCGAGTTTAGAGCACAGTCAGCGCGCGGCAAACCAAGCTTCGAGAAACTTCTCTCCTTCAGTCGCTGTATTTTCTTCCCGCCACTACT
Encoded here:
- the LOC126918983 gene encoding actin-like protein 6B; the protein is MQKEQCGNGGGSQNPRYTSTRKKEGVHGPVSLNGVAEHALTFLSSPDTMSGGVYGGDEVGAIIFDVGHQSLRVGYGGEDTPKAEIPTTLGVWEDTIDSPDGSQNVRKHYNIDVTAIQVRKKDMEMVSLMKDGMIEDWEMFERLTEYTYKQRLHALPEHHPILMTECPWNTRLKREKLLELMFEKFSVPAMYICKNAVLAAYANGRSTAMVVDSGATHTSAVPVHDGYVITQGIVKSPLGGDFITMQCRQFFEEKEIELMPACLVASKDVVRERDTPRWTRRAGPQPTSSWMSYMVRELLQDFQMNCLQVSDSPYDEDMANTLPMKHYEFPTGYNDDFGSVRLMIPEALFDPSNVKGVGASILGVGPLVTTSVGMCDMDIRPSLYGSVVVTGGNSCLQGFSERLNRDLASKTPPSMRLKIISANSSSERRYGAWIGGSILSSLGSFQQMWLSRQEYEESGKLILERCA
- the LOC126918986 gene encoding battenin isoform X2, which encodes MEFTNGTVTATNTTGIRSCNTLSTGAILLADILPSLAVKTITPFLPFYVHARLATCVLFSAAGFLMVSLSTTEWLAILGVVVTSLSSGLGEVTLLSYSHQYPKQVIATWSSGTGGAGIIGALSYASLTMWLSNEDTLLVMLIVPIIQGITFWLVLVHPPQSSIPITKNGIDSQEHIIEIPRKSFKEKINLVPGLMKYMIPLGLVYLFEYFINQGLYELIEFDDIWLTHAEQYRWLQVDYQIGVFISRSSVNLVTINKIWIMALLQFINVIILLFETLFYYLPSIWIVFAFVLWEGLLGGGAYVNTFYRMSTEIPRADRKISLGIATMADSIGIALAGWLSMPVHNAICRLPQPSRVGS
- the LOC126918986 gene encoding battenin isoform X1, translating into MAKGKPLTVSERRVNDVFDEESIAVRSRWRNFAAFWILGLCNNYGYVVMLSAAHDILESKFGTTMEPIMEFTNGTVTATNTTGIRSCNTLSTGAILLADILPSLAVKTITPFLPFYVHARLATCVLFSAAGFLMVSLSTTEWLAILGVVVTSLSSGLGEVTLLSYSHQYPKQVIATWSSGTGGAGIIGALSYASLTMWLSNEDTLLVMLIVPIIQGITFWLVLVHPPQSSIPITKNGIDSQEHIIEIPRKSFKEKINLVPGLMKYMIPLGLVYLFEYFINQGLYELIEFDDIWLTHAEQYRWLQVDYQIGVFISRSSVNLVTINKIWIMALLQFINVIILLFETLFYYLPSIWIVFAFVLWEGLLGGGAYVNTFYRMSTEIPRADRKISLGIATMADSIGIALAGWLSMPVHNAICRLPQPSRVGS